A window from Falco naumanni isolate bFalNau1 chromosome 3, bFalNau1.pat, whole genome shotgun sequence encodes these proteins:
- the NOL9 gene encoding polynucleotide 5'-hydroxyl-kinase NOL9 — MPARRGPPARRPRRALSRGGRAEAAWREFAASFARAGMVPPAEGGLAAVEATEGTAVLLLAPRQALTFTGKCRLRCLYGAVRLLGFAVASHQPGLPVFSPATHCALSLEALPAERPPAADLRQLRAAARAAMRAHSVRRQARVKVMARFSPECAVVLLEHLDTPVTRFLLSHPPLSRLFEPQKKEESSFTPEDAVLASVGIVKCSSERGLLVSESMLVALEELIQACCAEDEGVPVVLVCGPKNTGKSTFNRYLINLLLNRLPSIEYMECDIGQTEFTPPGCVSLSNVTEPILGPPFTHQQMPCKMVYYGQTSCEQDTERYLDVVKYVFSSYKKEVPLVINTMGWVKGEGLLLLIDIIRLLSPSHIVQMDVYDWKAMAPLTPEYVHLSPGLYTKGKQQAKCKQVGASEVENWRSSEGEGDASAPEYKLLYVHPEFPRAGIAGEARVHSSILRDMSILGYLGQLQSPDIGAVLPLHSLVPYQVPFSAVALRVIHSDVAPTNIMYAVNASWVGLCRIPDEIKCESEGPVLLTQTPVCDCLGFGIVRGVEMERKLYHILTPVPPENLRQVNCLLLGNISIPNCILVGQQGVEGEIPYVTSDYNYSILGSGKLKKKKHFKRREYAFECDYA; from the exons ATGCCCGCACGGCGCGGCccgccggcccgccgcccccgccgggccctgtcccgcgggggccgggccgAGGCGGCCTGGAGGGAGTTCGCCGCCTCCTTCGCCCGCGCCGGCATGGTGCCGCCGGCCGAGGGGGGGCTGGCGGCCGTGGAGGCGACGGAGGGCACCGCCGTCCTGCTCCTGGCGCCGCGGCAG GCGCTGACCTTCACCGGCAAGTGCCGCCTGCGATGCCTGTACGGCGCCGTCCGCCTGCTGGGCTTCGCCGTCGCCTCGCACCAGCCGGGGCTGCCGGTCTTCTCGCCCGCCACCCACTGCGCGCTCAGCCTGGAGGCGCTGCCCGCCgagcgcccgcccgccgccgacCTCCGGCagctccgcgccgccgcccgcgccgccaTGCGGGCGCACAGCGTCCGCCGCC AAGCGCGGGTGAAGGTGATGGCGCGGTTCTCGCCCGAGTGCGccgtggtgctgctggagcacctgGACACGCCGGTGACGCGGTTTCTGCTGAGCCACCCGCCGCTGTCACGGCTCTTCGAGCCCCAG aaaaaggaagaatccAGCTTCACGCCAGAAGATGCCGTTCTGGCATCTGTTGGCATCGTGAAGTGCAGCTCCGAGCGCGGGCTGCTGGTGTCAGAGAGCATGTTGGTGGCTCTGGAGGAGCTGATCCAAGCGTGCTGTG cGGAAGATGAAGGTGTCCCTGTGGTTCTGGTGTGTGGCCCAAAAAACACTGGGAAATCAACATTTAACAGATACCTGATTAATCTGTTACTGAATCG CCTTCCCTCAATTGAATATATGGAATGCGACATAGGTCAAACCGAATTTACGCCGCCTGGATGTGTGTCTTTAAGTAATGTAACGGAGCCAATTCTTG GTCCACCGTTCACCCATCAACAGATGCCTTGTAAGATGGTGTATTACGGACAGACAAGTTGTGAACAGGACACGGAAAGATACCTTGATGTTGTGAAGTACGTGTTCAGCTCCTACAAGAAGGAAGTGCCTTTGGTCATCAACACCATGGGCTGGGTGAAAG GTGAGggcttgctgcttctgattGATATCATTCGGCTGTTGTCACCCAGTCACATTGTTCAGATGGACGTGTACGACTGGAAAGCCATGGCTCCGCTCACCCCAGAGTACGTTCATCTCAGCCCGGGCCTGTACACCAAAGGCAAACAGCAAGCCAAGTGCAAGCAGGTGGGTGCGAGTGAAGTGGAGAACTGGAGGTCCTCTGAAGGGGAGGGAGATGCATCGGCTCCTGAGTACAAGTTGCTGTACGTCCACCCAGAATTCCCTCGAGCGGGGATTGCAGGTGAAGC GCGAGTACATAGCAGCATCTTGCGTGACATGTCCATACTGGGTTACCTGGGTCAGCTGCAGTCCCCGGACATAGGGGCAGTGCTTCCGCTGCACAGTCTTGTGCCCTATCAG GTACCTTTCAGTGCTGTTGCACTCAGGGTGATTCACAGCGATGTCGCTCCTACCAACATCATGTACGCGGTGAACGCCAGCTGGGTCGGGCTCTGCAGGATACCGGATGAAATCAAATGCGAAAGCGAGGGGCCGGTCTTGCTGACACAGACACCGGTCTGTGATTGCCTTGGCTTCG gaattgtCCGAGGGGTGGAGATGGAGAGGAAGCTTTACCACATTCTGACACCAGTGCCTCCAGAGAACCTGAGACAAGTGAATTGTTTGCTCCTTGGAAATATTTCCATCCCAAACTGCATTCTTGTGGGCCAG caaGGAGTTGAGGGAGAGATCCCCTATGTCACATCCGATTATAACTACAGCATCTTGGGGTCTGggaagctgaaaaagaagaagcaTTTCAAGAGGAGGGAGTACGCGTTTGAGTGTGATTATGCCTGA
- the TAS1R1 gene encoding taste receptor type 1 member 1 isoform X2 — protein sequence MLPLPALLCLCAAAAAASSASRGDYRLAGLFPVPRAAARPPMHGCDAAAAFRSHGSCLALAMRFAVEEINNSSALLPNVTLGYDIRATCSEAANLRAVLHALARKGGQEVGALPPFHRYEPDVVAVIGPDSTRLALTAAAVLGIFLVPQVSYKASLETLSLKRFYPSFLRTIPSDRQQVKAIFLLLQQFGWTWVALLGSDNAYGRDGLDALYKLLIASNVCVAYRGIIPTNKDANSPELHNLVRILRDVRVNVTVVFSNRKSAHPFFEVVVQRNITGMVWVGSEDWSLAQTIWQVPGIQSIGSVIGMLVEKTDSTMLKRFESWKAAEESAAAECAGSTEAGEGVGGSAQLDCTQSCTACHLLTAVPNTYDAQASFSVYSAVYAVAHGLHDLLGCASGTCSKGTVYPWQLLQKIKQVNFTLYKSRISFDANGDIHKGYDIVMWNWSGPSWAFDVIGTFHVNPDRLSIDQGKILWHTKDGQAPASVCSEACQPGEKRLQQTRHRCCFSCVACPSGTFLNRSDLYGCQSCGVDEWAPARSEACFNRTVEFLSWSEPLSLALLTPTVLLMLLMAGLAILFALNASTPVVKSAGGKMCFFMLGSLASTCSSIFCYFGEPTRHTCLLRLPLSTISFTVFLSCVATRSFQIICIFKLNTRWPALYEAWLRRRGPVLFVATSTAVQAVLCLASEAASPSMPWRDYGVSAERVVLECGPSAALGGAAAIAYTLLLSTCCFVLSYAGKDLPASYNEAKCLTCSLLLHLACTAAVLCTRDAFRGREEAVARVLGSLCTLSALLGGYFLPKAFVILLRPHLNTPEHFQMAIQRYTRRLAEAAERGATDPPRGR from the exons ATGCTGCCGCTGCCcgccctgctctgcctctgcgcggccgccgccgccgcctcctccgccAGCCGCGGCGACTACCGCCTGGCCGGCCTCTTCCCGGTGCCGCgggccgccgcccggccgccgaTGCACGGCTGCGACGC CGCCGCTGCCTTCAGGAGCCACggctcctgcctggccctggccaTGCGCTTTGCGGTGGAGGAGATAAACAACTCCAGCGCGCTGCTCCCCAACGTCACCTTGGGCTACGACATCCGCGCCACCTGCTCCGAGGCCGCCAACCTCCGCGCCGTGCTGCACGCCCTCGCCCGCAagggtgggcaggaggtgggggcGCTCCCCCCCTTCCACCGCTACGAGCCCGACGTGGTGGCCGTCATCGGGCCCGACAGCACCCGGCTGGCCCTCACCGCAGCGGCCGTCCTTGGCATCTTCCTCGTGCCACAG GTTAGCTACAAAGCTTCCTTGGAGACGCTAAGCCTGAAGCGGTTCTACCCCTCGTTCCTGCGCACCATTCCCAGCGACAGGCAGCAAGTGAAGGccatcttcctgctgctgcagcagtttggGTGGACTTGGGTTGCGCTGCTGGGCAGCGACAATGCCTACGGCAGGGACGGCCTGGATGCCCTCTACAAGCTGCTGATCGCAAGCAATGTGTGCGTTGCCTACAGAGGCATTATCCCCACCAACAAGGACGCCAACAGCCCAGAGCTCCACAACCTGGTCAGAATCCTTAGGGACGTCAGGGTCAATGTCACCGTCGTCTTCTCCAACAGAAAAAGCGCCCACCCTTTCTTTGAGGTGGTGGTCCAGAGGAACATCACAGGCATGGTGTGGGTGGGTTCTGAAGACTGGTCGTTAGCCCAAACAATCTGGCAGGTGCCTGGCATCCAGAGTATCGGCTCAGTGATTGGGATGTTGGTTGAGAAGACAGATTCCACGATGCTGAAACGCTTTGAATCTTGGAAGGCGGCAGAGGAAAGTGCTGCGGCTGAatgtgcaggcagcacagaggcaggtGAGGGAGTCGGAGGCAGCGCTCAGCTGGACTGCACCCAGAGCTGCACTGCGTGCCACTTGCTCACCGCTGTCCCCAACACATACGATGCTCAAGCCTCCTTCAGCGTGTACTCTGCTGTGTACGCCGTGGCCCACGGCCTCCATGacctgctgggctgtgcctcGGGGACATGCAGCAAAGGCACAGTTTATCCCTGGCAG CTCCTACAAAAAATCAAGCAAGTAAACTTCACCCTGTACAAGAGCCGCATCTCTTTTGACGCCAATGGGGACATTCATAAAGGCTATGACATAGTCATGTGGAACTGGAGCGGCCCAAGCTGGGCTTTTGATGTGATAGGAACTTTCCATGTGAACCCCGACAGGCTGAGCATTGACCAGGGCAAAATCCTGTGGCACACAAAAGATGGCCAG GCTCCCGCCTCGGTGTGCTCCGAGGCCTGTCAGCCAGGGGAGAAGCGGCTACAGCAGACCCGCCACCGATGCTGCTTCAGCTGCGTGGCCTGTCCATCAGGAACCTTCCTGAACAGATCGG ATCTCTATGGCTGCCAGTCCTGTGGGGTAGATGAGTGGGCCCCAGCAAGGAGTGAAGCTTGCTTCAACCGCACCGTGGAGTTTCTGTCCTGGTCCGAGCCCCTCTCCTTGGCATTGCTGACCCCCACCGTCCTCCTCATGCTGCTCATGGCAGGGCTAGCCATCCTCTTTGCCCTGAATGCCTCCACGCCGGTAGTCAAGTCTGCGGGTGGGAAAATGTGCTTCTTCATGCTGGGCTCTTTGGCCAgtacctgcagcagcatcttctgctACTTCGGGGAGCCCACCAGGCACACGTGCCTGCTGCGCCTCCCCCTCTCTACCATCAGTTTCACTGTCTTCCTCTCGTGCGTGGCGACACGCTCCTTCCAGATCATCTGCATCTTTAAGCTGAACACGCGCTGGCCGGCCCTCTACGAGGCCTGGCTGCGGCGCAGGGGGCCGGTGCTCTTCGTGGCCACCAGCACGGCAGTCCAGGCGGTGCTGTGCCTGGCCTCGGAGGCCGCCAGCCCCTCCATGCCGTGGCGGGACTACGGCGTGTCGGCCGAGCGAGTGGTGCTGGAGTGCGGCCCGAGCGCCGCGCTGGGCGGGGCCGCCGCCATCGCCTACaccctgctgctcagcacctgctgcttCGTCCTCAGCTACGCGGGCAAGGACCTGCCCGCCAGCTACAACGAGGCCAAGTGCCTgacctgcagcctgctgctgcacctcGCCTGCACCGCCGCCGTCCTCTGCACGCGGGACGCCTTCCGCGGCCGGGAGGAGGCGGTGGCGCGGGTGCTCGGCTCCCTCTGCACCCTCAGCGCCCTGCTGGGCGGCTACTTCCTCCCCAAGGCCTTCGTCATCCTCCTGCGGCCGCACCTCAACACGCCCGAGCACTTCCAGATGGCGATCCAGCGCTACACGCGGCGCCTGGCCGAGGCGGCGGAACGCGGCGCCACCGacccgccgcggggccgctgA
- the TAS1R1 gene encoding taste receptor type 1 member 1 isoform X1 gives MLPLPALLCLCAAAAAASSASRGDYRLAGLFPVPRAAARPPMHGCDAAAAFRSHGSCLALAMRFAVEEINNSSALLPNVTLGYDIRATCSEAANLRAVLHALARKGGQEVGALPPFHRYEPDVVAVIGPDSTRLALTAAAVLGIFLVPQVSAAPPAPIPRGDGLRDGGLGAEEPSRVRGQHSPSTQALAQVSSRALSAGGQELQPARCPWKVSLTAARLAPGPRLAQPPVSSRDGLPVPSALRGAQPPSFFSWLPLQVSYKASLETLSLKRFYPSFLRTIPSDRQQVKAIFLLLQQFGWTWVALLGSDNAYGRDGLDALYKLLIASNVCVAYRGIIPTNKDANSPELHNLVRILRDVRVNVTVVFSNRKSAHPFFEVVVQRNITGMVWVGSEDWSLAQTIWQVPGIQSIGSVIGMLVEKTDSTMLKRFESWKAAEESAAAECAGSTEAGEGVGGSAQLDCTQSCTACHLLTAVPNTYDAQASFSVYSAVYAVAHGLHDLLGCASGTCSKGTVYPWQLLQKIKQVNFTLYKSRISFDANGDIHKGYDIVMWNWSGPSWAFDVIGTFHVNPDRLSIDQGKILWHTKDGQAPASVCSEACQPGEKRLQQTRHRCCFSCVACPSGTFLNRSDLYGCQSCGVDEWAPARSEACFNRTVEFLSWSEPLSLALLTPTVLLMLLMAGLAILFALNASTPVVKSAGGKMCFFMLGSLASTCSSIFCYFGEPTRHTCLLRLPLSTISFTVFLSCVATRSFQIICIFKLNTRWPALYEAWLRRRGPVLFVATSTAVQAVLCLASEAASPSMPWRDYGVSAERVVLECGPSAALGGAAAIAYTLLLSTCCFVLSYAGKDLPASYNEAKCLTCSLLLHLACTAAVLCTRDAFRGREEAVARVLGSLCTLSALLGGYFLPKAFVILLRPHLNTPEHFQMAIQRYTRRLAEAAERGATDPPRGR, from the exons ATGCTGCCGCTGCCcgccctgctctgcctctgcgcggccgccgccgccgcctcctccgccAGCCGCGGCGACTACCGCCTGGCCGGCCTCTTCCCGGTGCCGCgggccgccgcccggccgccgaTGCACGGCTGCGACGC CGCCGCTGCCTTCAGGAGCCACggctcctgcctggccctggccaTGCGCTTTGCGGTGGAGGAGATAAACAACTCCAGCGCGCTGCTCCCCAACGTCACCTTGGGCTACGACATCCGCGCCACCTGCTCCGAGGCCGCCAACCTCCGCGCCGTGCTGCACGCCCTCGCCCGCAagggtgggcaggaggtgggggcGCTCCCCCCCTTCCACCGCTACGAGCCCGACGTGGTGGCCGTCATCGGGCCCGACAGCACCCGGCTGGCCCTCACCGCAGCGGCCGTCCTTGGCATCTTCCTCGTGCCACAGGTGAGCGCGGCTCCCCCAGCGCCTATCCCGAGGGGCGATGGCCTGAGGGACGGTGGGCTTGGCGCCGAGGAGCCGAGCCGGGTGAgggggcagcacagcccctccaCGCAGGCGCTGGCCCAGGTCTCTTCCCGGGCCCTGTCAGCTGGCGGGCAGGAATTGCAGCCGGCTCGCTGTCCTTGGAAAGTTTCTCTCACAGCAGCACGTTTGGCTCCAGGTCCGCGGCTCGCCCAGCCCCCTGTGTCTTCCAGAGACGGGCTGCCTGTGCCATCAGCTCTTCGGGGAGCACaacccccttcctttttctcctggcTCCCTTTGCAGGTTAGCTACAAAGCTTCCTTGGAGACGCTAAGCCTGAAGCGGTTCTACCCCTCGTTCCTGCGCACCATTCCCAGCGACAGGCAGCAAGTGAAGGccatcttcctgctgctgcagcagtttggGTGGACTTGGGTTGCGCTGCTGGGCAGCGACAATGCCTACGGCAGGGACGGCCTGGATGCCCTCTACAAGCTGCTGATCGCAAGCAATGTGTGCGTTGCCTACAGAGGCATTATCCCCACCAACAAGGACGCCAACAGCCCAGAGCTCCACAACCTGGTCAGAATCCTTAGGGACGTCAGGGTCAATGTCACCGTCGTCTTCTCCAACAGAAAAAGCGCCCACCCTTTCTTTGAGGTGGTGGTCCAGAGGAACATCACAGGCATGGTGTGGGTGGGTTCTGAAGACTGGTCGTTAGCCCAAACAATCTGGCAGGTGCCTGGCATCCAGAGTATCGGCTCAGTGATTGGGATGTTGGTTGAGAAGACAGATTCCACGATGCTGAAACGCTTTGAATCTTGGAAGGCGGCAGAGGAAAGTGCTGCGGCTGAatgtgcaggcagcacagaggcaggtGAGGGAGTCGGAGGCAGCGCTCAGCTGGACTGCACCCAGAGCTGCACTGCGTGCCACTTGCTCACCGCTGTCCCCAACACATACGATGCTCAAGCCTCCTTCAGCGTGTACTCTGCTGTGTACGCCGTGGCCCACGGCCTCCATGacctgctgggctgtgcctcGGGGACATGCAGCAAAGGCACAGTTTATCCCTGGCAG CTCCTACAAAAAATCAAGCAAGTAAACTTCACCCTGTACAAGAGCCGCATCTCTTTTGACGCCAATGGGGACATTCATAAAGGCTATGACATAGTCATGTGGAACTGGAGCGGCCCAAGCTGGGCTTTTGATGTGATAGGAACTTTCCATGTGAACCCCGACAGGCTGAGCATTGACCAGGGCAAAATCCTGTGGCACACAAAAGATGGCCAG GCTCCCGCCTCGGTGTGCTCCGAGGCCTGTCAGCCAGGGGAGAAGCGGCTACAGCAGACCCGCCACCGATGCTGCTTCAGCTGCGTGGCCTGTCCATCAGGAACCTTCCTGAACAGATCGG ATCTCTATGGCTGCCAGTCCTGTGGGGTAGATGAGTGGGCCCCAGCAAGGAGTGAAGCTTGCTTCAACCGCACCGTGGAGTTTCTGTCCTGGTCCGAGCCCCTCTCCTTGGCATTGCTGACCCCCACCGTCCTCCTCATGCTGCTCATGGCAGGGCTAGCCATCCTCTTTGCCCTGAATGCCTCCACGCCGGTAGTCAAGTCTGCGGGTGGGAAAATGTGCTTCTTCATGCTGGGCTCTTTGGCCAgtacctgcagcagcatcttctgctACTTCGGGGAGCCCACCAGGCACACGTGCCTGCTGCGCCTCCCCCTCTCTACCATCAGTTTCACTGTCTTCCTCTCGTGCGTGGCGACACGCTCCTTCCAGATCATCTGCATCTTTAAGCTGAACACGCGCTGGCCGGCCCTCTACGAGGCCTGGCTGCGGCGCAGGGGGCCGGTGCTCTTCGTGGCCACCAGCACGGCAGTCCAGGCGGTGCTGTGCCTGGCCTCGGAGGCCGCCAGCCCCTCCATGCCGTGGCGGGACTACGGCGTGTCGGCCGAGCGAGTGGTGCTGGAGTGCGGCCCGAGCGCCGCGCTGGGCGGGGCCGCCGCCATCGCCTACaccctgctgctcagcacctgctgcttCGTCCTCAGCTACGCGGGCAAGGACCTGCCCGCCAGCTACAACGAGGCCAAGTGCCTgacctgcagcctgctgctgcacctcGCCTGCACCGCCGCCGTCCTCTGCACGCGGGACGCCTTCCGCGGCCGGGAGGAGGCGGTGGCGCGGGTGCTCGGCTCCCTCTGCACCCTCAGCGCCCTGCTGGGCGGCTACTTCCTCCCCAAGGCCTTCGTCATCCTCCTGCGGCCGCACCTCAACACGCCCGAGCACTTCCAGATGGCGATCCAGCGCTACACGCGGCGCCTGGCCGAGGCGGCGGAACGCGGCGCCACCGacccgccgcggggccgctgA